A window of Actinomadura viridis genomic DNA:
GGGTGCCGACCCGGCCCATCGGATACCACCGCTTCGCGGTCTCCAGCGCCTCGGGATGGGTGCGCAGCCGGTCCTGCCAGCCGACGGTGGCGATGGTGCCGGGGGACACCGAGTTGATCCGGACGCCGAACCGGCCGTACTGGACCGCCAGCGCCCGGGTGAGGTTCAGCAGGCCGGCCTTGGCCGCGCTGTAGACGTCGTTGCCGAAGTAGCGGTGGCCGTTGACGGAGGCCACGTTGACCACCGCTCCCCGCCCGGCCTCCCGCATCACCGGCAGCACGGCCTGGCACATCCGGATCGCGCCGCCGAGCACCACGTCCAGGTCCACCGACCAGACCGACTCGTCGATGCTCTCGAACCGCTCGTTGGCGCAGACCGCGGCGTTGTTGATCAGGACCGCGGGCGGACCGTACGCCTCGGTGAACTCGCCGATCGTCCGGCGCACCCCGGTGGCGGACCGCACGTCGAGCTCGGCGGCCGCGGCCCCCGGCACCTGGTCGGCGGCCTGGCGGGCCCGGCCCGGATCCAGGTCGGTGACCAGCACCTGGTGGCCGGCGGCGGCCAGCGCCCGGGCGATCGCGATGCCGATGTCCCCACCGGCCCCGGTGACCAGTGCGGTCGTCGCTGCTGACCCGTTCATCAGGTTGCCTCTTCTCTGCTGGACCGGTGCGCCCGGCGCCGGGTCGCCGGGCGCACCGGCGGATCGCTGATCGCTGGACGTGCCCGCCAGTGCTTGATGCCCGGAGGGGCGCTCATGTCCCCGCGGGGAGGGCGACGGGCATGAGGCCGGCGACCACGGCCGCCGCGCCGAGCGTGCGGGGCCTCACCGGCATCGTTCGCGGACGGGCCGGGAGGCGGATCGGTCGCGGGTGTCGGAGGGTCAGCCGGAAAGGTCCGGCAGCAGATCAGCGAACTCGGCGAGGAAGCGGTCGATGACGCGCCGCTCCTCGGCGTCCAGCTCGTGCGCCGGGCCCCGGCACAGGTCGCTGGCGATCAGGCCGCGCCGGTACGAGATGCGCTTCTCCGCCGCGATGATGAGTTCGGTGTCGAGCATCCAGTACGAGATGTACGGCAGCAGCCGGCGGTGCAGATCCTCCCCGCCCGCCGTGTCGCCTTCGGCGAACCGGCGCCAGATCTCCACGTAGATCTCGGTGAAGGAGCAGCCGGGCTGGGTGCCCACCGCTCCCCGGCGGATGGCGTCGGGGAGCTGCACCCCGGCGTACCCCTCGATGGAGGCCAGCGGCGGGTCGAGCGCGGCGAGCTCGGCGATGAGCCGGCCGGGAGGGCTGGACTCCACCTTGACCAGCCGCAGGTTCGGATGCGCCGCGGCGATCGCGGCCAGGGTGGCGCCGTCCAGGCTGGTCCCGGTCTCGGTCGGCGCGTACTGGAGCACGACCGGGGTGGGGGCCACCGCGTCGAGCACCGCCCGGACATGGTCCACCAGGGCCCTGCGGGACGGTGACAGGAAGTGCGGCGGCAGCAGGTTGATCAGGTCGGCGCCGGCGGCGACCGCCTCGCGGGCCCGGGCCACCACCAGCCGGGTGGCGTGGTCCTGCACCGCGACGATGGCCGCCACGTCCGCCCGGGGCCCGGTCTCGGCGAGCAGCACCGCGGTCAGCGTCCGCCGTTCGTCCTCGGTGAGCTTGTAGTACTCGGAGGCGAAGCCGGGGAACATCATGCTGCTCACGCCGGTGCCGAGGACGTAGCGCACCACCCGCCGGAAGCCGTCCACGTCGATGTCACCGGTGGCGGTGAACGGCACCGCGAGCACCGGTGACACGCCGCGCACCAGTGACCCGGCGTCATCCGGCTCGGGTACGGGCTCGCCAGGGGAGACCGTCGCCGGTGAAACACTCATCAACCCGCCCACCATCCTTGCTGCCC
This region includes:
- a CDS encoding SDR family oxidoreductase, which translates into the protein MNGSAATTALVTGAGGDIGIAIARALAAAGHQVLVTDLDPGRARQAADQVPGAAAAELDVRSATGVRRTIGEFTEAYGPPAVLINNAAVCANERFESIDESVWSVDLDVVLGGAIRMCQAVLPVMREAGRGAVVNVASVNGHRYFGNDVYSAAKAGLLNLTRALAVQYGRFGVRINSVSPGTIATVGWQDRLRTHPEALETAKRWYPMGRVGTPEDVARAVAFLASDHAGWITGIDLPVDGGLLAGTHALAVDIGAETE
- a CDS encoding dihydrodipicolinate synthase family protein translates to MSVSPATVSPGEPVPEPDDAGSLVRGVSPVLAVPFTATGDIDVDGFRRVVRYVLGTGVSSMMFPGFASEYYKLTEDERRTLTAVLLAETGPRADVAAIVAVQDHATRLVVARAREAVAAGADLINLLPPHFLSPSRRALVDHVRAVLDAVAPTPVVLQYAPTETGTSLDGATLAAIAAAHPNLRLVKVESSPPGRLIAELAALDPPLASIEGYAGVQLPDAIRRGAVGTQPGCSFTEIYVEIWRRFAEGDTAGGEDLHRRLLPYISYWMLDTELIIAAEKRISYRRGLIASDLCRGPAHELDAEERRVIDRFLAEFADLLPDLSG